One Thioalkalivibrio sp. ALJ12 genomic window carries:
- a CDS encoding low molecular weight protein-tyrosine-phosphatase yields the protein MQKIRVLMVCLGNICRSPMAHGVFQARVRAHGLESAIEVDSAGTAGYHVGARPDPRAREEASRRGYDLDQLRARQLEADDFETFDYILTMDEANYRNAQQIQPNGARARLHRFLEFAQDHPEREVPDPYYGGPDGFVHVMDLVEAASDGLLDHICREHALERVS from the coding sequence ATGCAAAAGATTCGAGTGCTGATGGTTTGTCTGGGCAATATCTGCCGCTCGCCCATGGCTCACGGTGTCTTCCAGGCACGCGTGCGCGCGCATGGTCTGGAGTCCGCCATCGAGGTGGATTCGGCGGGTACGGCGGGTTATCACGTTGGGGCACGGCCGGACCCGCGCGCCCGCGAGGAGGCGAGCCGCCGAGGCTACGATCTCGACCAGTTGCGGGCGCGGCAGCTGGAGGCGGACGACTTCGAGACGTTCGACTACATCCTGACGATGGACGAGGCGAACTATCGCAATGCCCAGCAGATCCAGCCGAATGGCGCCCGCGCGCGGTTGCACCGTTTCCTGGAGTTCGCCCAGGACCATCCCGAGCGCGAAGTACCGGACCCGTACTATGGCGGGCCGGATGGCTTCGTTCATGTGATGGATCTCGTCGAGGCCGCCAGCGACGGCCTGCTGGACCACATCTGCCGGGAACACGCGCTGGAGCGCGTCTCCTGA
- a CDS encoding Rne/Rng family ribonuclease has product MKRILINATQPEELRVAMVDGQRLYDLDIELPSRERKKANIYKAKITRVEPSLEAAFVNFGAERHGFLPFKEIAPSAVGAPADSDKPIRELLKEGTQLLVQVEKEERGNKGAALTTYISLAGRYLVLMPNNPKAGGVSRRIEGEDRAELREALSGLTMPDGMGVIARTAGVGRSTEELQWDLDYMTALWSAVTEAAEKANAPALIHQESNVIIRALRDHMRNDVGEVIIDDEAVYQQAEDFVRLVMPNSQRKLKKYDDPVPLFNRYQIESQIESAFDRDVQLPSGGALVIDHTEALISIDVNSARSTKGGDIEETAFHTNLEAAEEVARQLRVRDLGGLIVIDFIDMSANKHQREVENRLREALELDRARVQVGRISRFGLLEMSRQRLRSSLGESSQITCPRCQGHGQVRSVESLALSILRLIEEEAMKDRTGLVLAQVPVDVGTFLLNEKRSSINEIEARHRVDISIVPNPQYLTPKFEVQRVRGDEREEVVSGRGSHELVESVEEDVDPHGERRGKVEKPLVQGVKVKAPAPMAESPAPQTPSEPVQQPGFFTRIWSSLFPNAARTPEPEAEEQEKDEGRKRGKGGQQRASRGNGSNRGGGSNRRRGARDDGGDKRDAAKPSGNGKGEPRQDASSAGSEDGGKGGRSRRRGSASGGAGTKARETEPKAAKPKAEGGEAAATSEEPASPSGNGPSTSDDDSGKSRARSRRSRRGGRRRGGRGRSGSGDDSSGNENAENQDAGTSKEGDKSASSPQDSETTKKPAVKDSGKGDSQPPSGESKPAAREKSAEKDSGQETGGKSEKAPEDKGAVSDKPQAQEKPTREPGKAEKGSEEAPKAASGTRRAKGSAQSSKTDDAKDKGDSGSHTENRPSEAAKTDDSSASKPSRGKKSDAKPTPEKAAPAEASGSARSEPASAPPTDKPASKPEPAAESSSSPDDKPRD; this is encoded by the coding sequence ATGAAACGCATCCTGATCAATGCCACGCAGCCCGAAGAGCTGCGCGTGGCCATGGTCGACGGCCAGCGGCTGTACGACCTCGATATCGAACTGCCCTCGCGCGAGCGCAAGAAGGCCAACATCTACAAGGCCAAGATCACCCGCGTCGAGCCAAGCCTCGAAGCCGCGTTTGTTAATTTCGGCGCAGAGCGCCATGGCTTTCTCCCGTTCAAGGAGATCGCCCCCTCCGCGGTTGGCGCGCCGGCCGACAGCGACAAGCCCATCCGCGAGCTGCTAAAGGAAGGGACCCAGCTTCTCGTCCAGGTGGAGAAGGAAGAACGAGGCAACAAGGGTGCCGCGCTGACCACCTATATCAGCCTGGCCGGGCGCTACCTGGTCCTGATGCCGAACAATCCCAAGGCCGGTGGCGTCTCGCGACGCATTGAGGGCGAAGATCGCGCGGAACTGCGCGAGGCCCTGTCCGGCCTGACCATGCCCGATGGCATGGGCGTGATCGCCCGCACCGCCGGCGTAGGCCGCAGCACCGAAGAACTGCAATGGGACCTCGACTACATGACGGCCCTTTGGTCGGCCGTGACCGAGGCGGCGGAAAAGGCCAACGCCCCGGCGCTGATCCACCAGGAAAGCAACGTGATCATCCGCGCCCTGCGCGATCACATGCGCAATGACGTCGGCGAGGTGATCATCGACGACGAAGCCGTCTATCAGCAGGCGGAGGACTTCGTCCGACTGGTGATGCCGAACAGCCAGCGCAAGCTGAAGAAGTACGACGACCCCGTCCCGCTGTTCAACCGCTATCAGATCGAAAGTCAGATCGAGAGCGCCTTCGATCGCGACGTGCAGCTCCCCTCCGGCGGCGCCCTGGTCATCGACCATACCGAGGCCCTGATCTCCATCGACGTGAACTCCGCCCGCTCCACCAAGGGTGGCGATATCGAGGAGACCGCCTTCCACACCAATCTGGAAGCCGCTGAAGAGGTGGCGCGCCAGCTGCGCGTGCGAGATCTGGGCGGCCTGATCGTGATCGATTTCATCGACATGAGCGCCAACAAGCATCAGCGAGAAGTGGAAAACCGTCTCCGCGAAGCGCTCGAGCTCGATCGCGCGCGGGTCCAGGTGGGCCGCATCAGTCGCTTTGGGCTGCTGGAGATGTCGCGCCAGCGCCTGCGTTCGTCGCTCGGCGAGTCCAGCCAGATCACCTGCCCCCGCTGCCAGGGGCATGGCCAGGTGCGCAGCGTCGAGTCGCTAGCCCTGTCGATCCTGCGCCTGATCGAAGAAGAGGCGATGAAAGACCGCACCGGCCTCGTCCTGGCGCAGGTCCCGGTCGATGTCGGCACCTTCCTGCTGAACGAAAAACGTTCATCGATCAACGAGATCGAGGCACGCCATCGGGTCGATATCAGTATCGTCCCGAACCCGCAGTACCTGACACCGAAGTTCGAGGTCCAGCGCGTGCGCGGCGACGAACGCGAAGAGGTCGTCAGTGGCCGCGGATCGCACGAACTCGTGGAGTCCGTCGAAGAGGATGTCGACCCGCACGGCGAACGCCGCGGCAAAGTGGAGAAGCCCCTGGTCCAGGGTGTGAAGGTCAAGGCCCCGGCCCCGATGGCCGAGTCGCCCGCCCCTCAAACGCCCAGCGAGCCGGTGCAGCAACCCGGGTTCTTTACCCGCATCTGGTCCTCCCTGTTCCCCAACGCGGCCCGGACCCCGGAGCCTGAAGCAGAAGAGCAAGAGAAAGACGAGGGGCGCAAGCGCGGCAAAGGCGGGCAGCAGCGCGCCAGCCGCGGTAATGGAAGCAACCGTGGGGGCGGCTCCAACCGGCGCCGTGGCGCACGAGACGACGGCGGTGACAAGCGCGATGCAGCGAAGCCGTCAGGTAACGGCAAAGGCGAGCCCCGTCAGGACGCCAGCAGCGCCGGTAGTGAAGACGGCGGCAAAGGCGGCCGATCGCGACGGCGTGGTAGCGCCAGTGGTGGCGCCGGCACCAAGGCTCGCGAAACCGAACCCAAGGCCGCCAAACCGAAGGCGGAAGGGGGCGAGGCAGCCGCAACATCCGAGGAACCGGCATCGCCTTCCGGGAACGGCCCGTCCACTTCCGACGACGATAGCGGCAAGAGCCGTGCCCGTTCGCGCCGCTCGCGCCGGGGCGGGCGCCGTCGTGGCGGCCGCGGCCGCTCCGGAAGCGGTGACGACAGCTCGGGTAATGAAAACGCCGAGAACCAGGATGCCGGTACTTCGAAGGAAGGTGACAAGTCCGCCTCCTCGCCCCAGGACAGCGAGACCACCAAGAAGCCGGCCGTGAAGGACTCGGGCAAGGGCGACAGCCAGCCACCCAGCGGCGAGTCCAAACCGGCCGCTAGGGAAAAATCAGCCGAGAAGGACTCCGGCCAGGAAACCGGTGGCAAAAGCGAAAAGGCGCCTGAAGACAAAGGTGCGGTAAGCGACAAGCCTCAGGCCCAGGAGAAGCCAACCCGCGAGCCTGGCAAGGCGGAAAAAGGGTCGGAAGAGGCGCCCAAGGCTGCCTCCGGCACACGTCGGGCAAAGGGAAGCGCTCAATCGTCCAAAACGGATGACGCGAAGGACAAGGGTGATTCTGGATCGCACACCGAGAATCGCCCTTCCGAAGCCGCCAAAACGGATGACAGCTCCGCATCAAAGCCGTCTCGTGGCAAGAAAAGCGATGCCAAGCCCACGCCCGAGAAGGCCGCACCCGCCGAGGCCAGCGGTTCTGCCCGGTCGGAGCCGGCCTCGGCACCCCCGACCGACAAGCCGGCCAGCAAGCCGGAACCGGCGGCTGAGTCTTCGAGCAGCCCGGACGACAAGCCGCGCGATTGA
- a CDS encoding RluA family pseudouridine synthase, giving the protein MKARPRQPQSPSGPRTLSVTERGDGQRLDNFLLRELKGVPKSLIYRLVRKGAIRVDGRRAKVTQRLSVGSEVRVPDLDRPEAVERDIPPGVLDRLRRSILHEDDQVLVLDKPSGLAVHGGSGLAFGIIEAMRQLRPGCELELGHRLDRETSGCLLLAKTRAGLQDFHAALREGRVEKRYLALLVGAFPNDQPIVCDEPIASSRGQDGKRRMRAGEDADPESARSAISQFVPLERFGSFQLAEVRIGTGRTHQIRVHGQAIGHPVGGDHDYGLPDANRVLRGAGLKRLFLHAQALQYEDSAGESHVYSAPLPDELQSILDALASP; this is encoded by the coding sequence ATGAAAGCACGTCCCCGTCAGCCGCAATCTCCCTCTGGGCCTCGTACGCTCTCGGTCACCGAGCGCGGGGATGGCCAGCGCCTGGATAACTTCCTCCTGCGCGAGCTCAAGGGAGTTCCCAAAAGTCTGATCTACCGCCTGGTGCGCAAGGGGGCGATCCGGGTCGATGGGCGCCGTGCCAAGGTGACCCAGCGGCTGAGTGTCGGCTCGGAGGTGCGCGTGCCGGACCTGGACCGGCCCGAGGCCGTCGAGCGGGACATCCCCCCGGGGGTCCTGGACCGACTGCGCCGCTCCATCTTGCATGAAGACGACCAGGTCCTGGTCCTCGACAAGCCCTCGGGCCTTGCGGTGCATGGCGGCAGCGGCCTGGCCTTCGGGATCATCGAGGCGATGCGCCAGCTGCGTCCCGGTTGCGAGCTGGAGCTGGGGCATCGGCTGGATCGCGAGACCAGCGGCTGCCTGCTGCTGGCCAAGACTCGCGCGGGATTGCAGGACTTCCACGCGGCGCTGCGCGAGGGGCGTGTGGAGAAGCGCTATCTGGCGCTGCTGGTGGGGGCGTTCCCCAACGATCAGCCCATTGTGTGCGACGAACCGATTGCCTCCAGTCGGGGTCAGGACGGGAAACGCCGCATGCGTGCGGGGGAGGATGCCGACCCCGAGAGTGCCCGCTCGGCGATCAGCCAGTTCGTGCCGCTGGAACGTTTTGGATCCTTTCAGTTGGCCGAGGTACGGATCGGTACCGGACGGACCCACCAAATCCGCGTACATGGCCAGGCGATTGGCCATCCCGTTGGCGGCGATCACGACTACGGATTGCCCGATGCAAACCGGGTACTGCGCGGGGCAGGCCTGAAACGCCTGTTTCTGCACGCCCAGGCCCTGCAGTACGAGGATTCGGCCGGCGAGTCGCATGTGTACTCCGCGCCGCTGCCGGACGAGCTGCAGTCGATCCTCGATGCGCTCGCAAGCCCCTAA